In Cryptomeria japonica chromosome 10, Sugi_1.0, whole genome shotgun sequence, a genomic segment contains:
- the LOC131035462 gene encoding uncharacterized protein LOC131035462: MLEIFCGLLIWVAHGSADPTEGFTQLKLTTANFDIQKPYDKEVSERYSFIHGVHSMWVYNDDKPHTPQSKTEPRTEIRIKGYDYTTGVRQFEGDFYVLHGTSGTCIMQAFGASGMGHATALQLRVYDGQLKHYKDEVLASDVYDRWIHLNVIHDADEGKVHIEIMMILLEILCGLLIWVAHGSADPTEGFTQLDLSAANFNIQRYSFIHGVHSMWVYNDDKPLSNHSNTKPRTEIQITGYDYTTGVRQFEGDFYVPRGTSGTCIMQVFGAPGMVHATALQLRVYDGQLKHYKDDVVASDVYDRWIHLNVIHDADEEKVNVFIDGEEKVVADDRGRANHYFKCGVYTQDNSSNFMESRWKNIKIWTK; this comes from the exons atgttagagattttttgTGGGCTTCTGATTTGGGTCGCACATGGATCGGCGGACCCAACTGAAGGATTTACTCAACTGAAGTTGACTACTGCCAATTTCGACATACAAAAGCCATATGATAAGGAAGTTTCTGAGCGCTACAGCTTCATTCATGGCGTCCATTCCATGTGGGTTTATAACGACGATAAACCCCACACTCCTCAGAGCAAGACCGAGCCCAGGACAGAAATCCGCATAAAG GGATATGACTACACAACAGGAGTCCGGCAGTTTGAGGGCGACTTTTATGTTCTGCACGGCACATCCGGAACATGCATTATGCAAGCTTTTGGGGCTTCGGGAATGGGACATGCAACAGCTTTACAGTTACGTGTTTACGATGGACAACTGAAGCACTACAAAGATGAGGTCTTAGCTTCTGATGTGTACGATCGGTGGATTCATTTGAACGTTATTCATGATGCAGATGAAGGAAAAGTGCAT ATTGAAATAATGATGATATTGCTAGAGATTTTGTGCGGGCTTCTGATTTGGGTCGCACATGGATCGGCGGACCCAACTGAAGGATTTACTCAACTGGACTTGAGTGCTGCGAATTTCAACATACAACGGTACAGCTTCATTCATGGCGTCCACTCCATGTGGGTTTATAACGACGATAAGCCTCTTTCGAATCACAGCAATACCAAGCCCAGGACAGAAATCCAAATCACG GGATATGACTACACAACAGGAGTGCGGCAGTTCGAGGGAGACTTTTATGTTCCTCGTGGTACGTCGGGAACATGCATCATGCAAGTTTTTGGTGCACCGGGAATGGTTCATGCGACGGCTTTACAGTTACGTGTTTACGATGGACAACTGAAGCACTACAAAGATGATGTCGTGGCTTCTGATGTGTATGATCGGTGGATTCACTTGAACGTTATTCACGATGCAGATGAAGAAAAAGTGAACGTCTTCATCGATGGGGAGGAGAAGGTAGTTGCGGATGATCGAGGACGTGCCAACCATTATTTTAAGTGTGGCGTTTACACTCAAGATAATTCCTCCAATTTCATGGAGTCTCGctggaaaaatattaaaatttggaCCAAATAA